DNA from Salvia miltiorrhiza cultivar Shanhuang (shh) unplaced genomic scaffold, IMPLAD_Smil_shh fragScaff_scaffold_71_2, whole genome shotgun sequence:
AATTTGGAAGAAGGCAGCAACTCCATTTCTGCAATTTCGTAAACGAGGAGAATCGATCGAGATGATTCTTCCGAAATATCAACATTCCTTTGCGGCGTAAAAcgccttttttttttaattgaaaaaagtttaaaaaataaaataattgtcgCTGATAAGGTACCACGTTTTTGTAGCAAAAAAAGTTATCAATATTATATAAGCGGGCTATATTTCGAATTACGGCTCAAATATTTCTCGACTAATTTTAGCGTTTTTTGCTTTTAATGCTGAAAggatattttatatttatatgacTTTCTTTTGGAAACTaaaaagttatttatttttaaaattatgttagTAGTAATGGACTTTTTTGTTTAATATATGTCATACAACATATTTATAACGGCATCTAATATAGTTAATACTTAATCCACATTACGCACGTTAATATTAGCAAAATTACAAAACATACAATTGTATTAAAACATCCAAACCATTGGATGTACTTTCTCTATAATACACATTATCAAAGTTGACCACTTTCAATTTGCTTAGTTTTTGTAttcaacaaacacacacaaatccTCGTATTCTAATGAAGTGAGTATTTGGATGATATTAAAGTATGACTATCAAATAGCGGACAAGAGTCCATTGCTAATTAAGTTGATCAACTTGTCCATTTCTCCCCTAAAAGGCAACACCAAACTCTCCTCCAAATGCAGCAACACCTTCACCCTCCCTTCCTTCCCCGGCAAGAAAAAGCAAGGCTCCACGCTCCCAAGGAGGCGCGCCGACAGCGGCACCACCGCCGTGGGCCCGCCCCACCCGAAGTCCACCGTCGAATGGCCCAAGTGCCGCCAGTCGGTGAATCCACTCACTCTCCTCCCGCCGCTGATCCCTTCCCCGTAATGGAGCTCCTGAAAGTCCACGTACGACGCCACGTACTCACCGGTGGCGTGCTGCTTGCTCGTTTTGATGGCGGCCGCGATTTTCCATATGGGCTGCTCCGCCGTCAGGTGTACAAACATCGGGACGCAGCTGTTGCCCCAGTAGCCGGCGGGTAGACTTGGATTTACTATGTTTCTGATACTCATTGAATATGCAAATGTTACTTTCTCGTTTGCAGGGACTTTTTCGGCTTTGATTCTGCAACAATCCAAAGATTTCAGATTCATACATTATTCAAAATTCATAAATGTATCTTTTTTTAGGTGACCAAAGGTTCTCTTATTAAATTTTGGGTTGAGAAAAACTCAAAAGTTGCAAATATAAGCATTTTGGTAGTTTAAGAGTTACACAATCTCGTAAGATCATAATATATATGGGAAAGACTAAAAagacgcttcttaaaatataattaggaACACCTTAGATCATCAGATCTTGACATCACAAATTAATCTGAGTTCGATCCAAGGTagcaaaaattatttaatcAGATACGTTATTCATGCGTTATACATAAATTCAATTTTGCTGGTTCGTATTCTTAAAATAAGGTAGTTTATGATaccccccctatatatatatttataatattatatattatatatatatatatatatatataggggaaggctaaaataagaacgcttcttaaaatataaattaggaaccattttcagcccttagatcattaagatctacggttgattcatcatcttgttggataaattcatggtcctgagttcgaatcccaaaggtagcaaaaaattatttttcgcaattgatacctttatacagtttattcatgcgtgttatacataaaattcatgcatttttgctggttcgtaattcttaaaataagggtggtttattgaataaccgcccccatatatatatatatatatatatatatatatatatatatatgtatgtatctcATTTAACGTAGAATACATTAGAATCTGATTTCGTTGCAATATATCATCGTTTTATAtgtaatttcgaaaaaaaaaaagagagcaaATGTCATAGTTTTTATGTGATCGTTgctataattaaaatttcaaagttcaaGTTATATAAAGAATAAATGAAAGTTGAGGCTATAAACTGAAATCTACTAAAGGCTATAAActgtaattaaccctaaattgaacaatttaaattaatttttttaaagtaaaatatGCATACTTCGTAATGGATCAAATTCGcgaaataagtaaataaaagaGGAAGACTCCGAAATAATTCATACCTGGTGCTCCATATAATAGCACCCAACGCTTCAAAAGTTGTAAATTTCAACCCGGATTGCTTGTACAACAACCCCTTAACCCGATCCAACCACTCCTCCTCCACATTCAAACACTCCTTCACGACCCGTTTACCCGAACTCGTATACGGCGAGAAATCCTTATCCAAGCTCAAGAGCTCACCAATTGGGTACTCAATACGGGGCGGGTTCCTGGGCCCGAGCAATGCGGACCTATCCCAAACCGGCTTGATTCCGATCTCACCCGACCCGCGCGCGAGCTCCGCCACCGCGTTGAAAAACAGCGTGGCTCCAAAACCGTCGCAAATCGCGTGATGAGCAGCCGTGCCGAGAACGAACCCGCCGCAACTGAATCTGGTGACCTGCAGAATCATCGGCCGAATCGGGTCTTCTTCCGGGTCCGGGTCGGGCACCAGCAGCTCCGCAAAAGACGAATCGGCTTCGGTGTCGACGGCGCTCAAGGGGCAGCAGGCGACGGCGCCGATAACCGGCAATCCGTCGCCGGCGCGGCAGTGGAGCTCGAGGCGGCTGTCGgagtggcggcggcggagggTTCCAGCGAGGGGGTAGTAGtggaggagggcggcggagAGAGCGGCGGTGATGACGTGGAAAGGGTCGGATTGTTGGTGGGGTGTGCTTGGGTAAATGCGGAGGTAGCGGAGGGTGACGAGCAGGTTGCGGTCGGTGTCGAGGTGGGAAAGAGAGAGGACGTGATCGTGATCGAACGGCGGTTTGATGGGGCGGATCACGGCTGTTTCTTGACTGCGGAGCTGCATTTTTGAGTGGTTGATGACGGCGGAGGTGGTGGCGCGCAAAATTTTATAGTTTGCGAAAAGGGGGAAAGGTGACGTGGCACGTGTTATCACCTCATTTTCGAGCAGGAGTTAGGTGAGACTGAAATCAGTCATATTCttcttaacaaaaattaaatgtctcattaaattgaattaaagtAATACAGattcatatattttaaaaagttaaCGGGTTTTGgttaataaaatgataaattaatttgaaattgcaATGTTAacgtaatttttaaattatagaattaaatcaccacctttttaattttgtaatttcgCCCCTCTAACTTTTCTTGGTAGTCGAATTATTGGATTGAAATTCATGTGGATTAATTCGCCACAAAATATTTATGTTAAGACGTTGTTAGCAATAAATTAAGaagttaaggtgcagatccaaaATACAATTCCTTTATAATTTAaggaaaattttaattgaaattgtacgaatCGGTGTTGTTTAGACCTCacaaaaacgacttcgtctttactaatccacgtaagctccAATTTAACACTCCGGCGACCAAAAATAATTGGAGGATTGGAATTGTAAAAATTGAGaagatggtgatttaattcgtcacacttcaaaaatcatattaaaattataattccGAACTacttcgtgattttatttgtcaaaaccctaaagttaaataaatatttatagtatttcttttttgatcTATCTATCAAATTAGAAACTTTTTTTTAGTAAGTGTATCCCATATAATACATAGGCAATAAAAATGAGATTTTTATTTCACTCtcgtaaatttaattatttattaaaactccTATCGTTTTTAAATAAGTGTTCATTAATTCTTAACTAGTACGCCCGTCTGTGTGATGCACAGagaacatcaaaattaaaagacGTTACTTTTAAGTCATCTCACGCAATGCACGGGTCATGACATAtcttataatttatatgtatatatcaaaatatcatcatttatgatttagatcaattgataacaaaaCAATAATTCCtactaatttatatattattttattttaaagggttaaatgcatgtaatatcatgaacttaggccgaaatccaaatttagcacgGACTTCAATTTGCCCAATTTATATGGCTAACTTCATCTCGTATCCAATTTTAACACCCTTTTTTTTCCCCCAACTTGAATCCTACGTGTCAATGACGTGGCTTGCCGGCACAAGTTTCCGACCGGCGAGCAAAACGCTGCGTTTTGCTCGCTGGATTCTGCTCCTCTCCTCCAACACTCCTTCCTCTTCTCACCAGCGAGCGGCTCTCCTCCTCCAAGCACGACGCACAGCTCACGTCGCCGACTTTCCCTTCGCAACCTTCGGCGACGACACAGCTCATGTCGTGCCTCTGCCCTTCGATCACTCTTCTTCCAACACCACCCATTCCTCCTCCCGCCGCTGCCAGACATCACAAGCGTGGCGCCGCTGCCTCACTTCTCCTCTGGCAGCCACCGCCGCATCTCCATCCGACCTCTGTCTCTCCTATCTCTAGGTTCGATATCCCTCTCTTTCTCTGGTTACGCCGCTACCTTCTTTCCCGGCGACAGCAGTCGCAAGCCCCGCCGCCGCGACTAACCAGTCCCCAAATCTCCTTCTTCTCTCTATAAAATCCTAGATCCCTAATTCATACCACACATCCTCTTGATTTTCGGCGACCACAACAGTACCCATGGCCGCCGCCGACCTCCACACTCCAATTCCCACATCGGCGCGACAGCTCCTCGCCACCCCAGTGTCCTCACCATCTCTGTCTTTCCCGATTGGATTTTGGAGACGCCATGAAGTTTGGGGAGAATTGGCTGGGACAGGAGAATCTGAGAGAGGGGGTGAAGGGCTTgctcgtctctctctctatctcttcttcgccgtctcttcttcttcttctccgacCATGCtcgtttctctctctatatctcTCTTTATTCAgtgctaaaattgaacacaGAGTAAAATTACACATTTAAATTGAACACGGAGTAAAGTTACACATTTAAATTGGACGTTTTTAAGTTACAAATTATGACGTGTCATTTGAAagacacgtcattgccacgtgGTTCACGTCGTTGCCACGTGGTTTTGAAATTTCTGCCGGAAAATAATCGGTGTTAAAATTGATCACGGAGCAAAGTTAGCCAATATAAATTGGGCAAATTGAAGttcgtgctaaatttggatttcgactaaagttcatgatattacatgcatttaaccctattttaaatagtgtatgataataatattatcacctcagtgaatattatattaaattgggttaattgcatcaaaatacctgatattttctcaaaatttagttttttgacaaactttttaattgtagcaaaaattttagctacgtttcaatttattgcaatgtccgtcccgcgtatatttccgaccaaatccatgctgaggtggaccttcgtaaagcttaggtggcatgtcatgccgggtaatgaaacattgtcgtctcaaattcattgcaataaattgaaacgtagctaaaataaattggccggaaatgaatggatttggacggaaatatacgcgggacggacattgcaataaattgaaacgtagctaaattttttgctacaattaaaaagtttgtcaaaaaatcaaaatttggaaaagggtcaggtattttgatgcaattaaccctattaaatttaatgagtatctTATAACAATATTAAATTACTAAGAAAGTAGAATTATGATAACAATAACacaatttgaaattattttatataaatcaattattgtatatacatacatacatacatacatacatatatatatatatatatatatatatatatatatatattacagaCTTTACAATATATAGTctatcttatactccctccgtccacgaaatgagtacccatttgtggacggcacgagttttaagaaatgtatggaatgtagtgtgaatagtttaagggtcccacttttttagtgtattaattaaagagatgtgtggggtacacttgccaaaaagggaaatgagtactcatttcgtggacggacgaaaaaggaaatatgggtactcatttcgtggacgaagggagtatgtaATTAACAATAACATAATTACTCTATCATATCATTACTTCAACTCTATATCGAAATTTAACATGTCactgaaaaaattgaaaaaaatatataaattatatttttcgtatatatgaatatcaatgtaaaattaaatttaattgataaaaGATAATAGcaaatgtgtgtatatatatatatacatatatattattttatagcatatgctataataattattttttgacgCATGCATTTGTTATAATTACTTTGAATATTGTTTGATTTCATTAGAAAATTGACAATCTAATTAAGCTACAATGTAACTAATTTTTCTTCTTTCGTTTATCGATAATTTGTCGTCTTGCCTTTATTTAGTACATTGGCAAAtgcaaaatttgagaataaaaatatttatgaataattTTACCATCTATCtcttatatttaatttgatatatatatatatatatattaagtattttattattgatcAAACTACATGATTattattagaaagaaaaaaacacaaaaaagaaattgaaaaggaATAATATTGGGCTCATTTTGACATGTAGGAATATCTAAAATGTGGAAAGAGATATGAAATGATTTTGCAATAGGAATAGTGGCGAAAAAAAGATAGTTATagttaaaagaattaaaatttgaaaaaggacagtaattttttttaccattAAAGTCCTTTATATATAGTATAGAATAGAATATAGATacatgtttaattaatttttatagttatCTTTTAAGTTGGTCAATGTTGTGGGTCAGTGGGATGTAGTTAATTATATGTGAGCGTTAAATAATTAGTAAGATTCAGTTAAAATTTTGGTGCTAAATATTTTTCTGTTAAACTGgttctttatataatatatagatataagaTGAGACCCAGGGATTAAAAGGTAAAATTCAAATATAGCTTACAGCAAACTAAGTGGGCCTAACAGCCCAGTTCAATTGATAATATTTGTTCGTATAACTAAGAAGGTTGTACTAACTACTAAGTAAGGCCCAATATTAACATCCGTCACAAATGTTTTCGTTTTTTAATTGCCGACTCTTTTTTAGGAATTTTTTTGCGACTCTTTTTACTCATTTCGCGAATAACTTTGATATATACATTTTAAATCGGTGTTATTGCAACACCATATTTAaatcttttattaattattctCTCCGTCCAATTATAAGTGgttcaaaacttttcggcacaaGAAATAGAAAggtgtaaattaattaaaagtgcctacatttttttaagggttaaattttttttatttataaaataggCCACTTATAATGTGACggtccaaaataaaatacatgctacttttagtgggacggaggtagtatatTATCTATTGCTATATTTTTTTCAACAGAATTTGGAAATCAAGTATATGTTCTGTACAACATAATATTGGAAATATTTGATGTTTCTTATTGCGCGTTTTGCTTGACATCTTTGAAGTTTTTACATTCTTCTCACATCTATACACTtgttgaattttcactaattaCTCATTCGTGTATATAAATCTTTAGTAATCGCATCTCTTGTATTAATGAGGGTAATAGTATTTAACTTTTGCAGGCATTTCACTATTCTAGAAAATCATTTACGTTAGTTCACTGTAAAAATTGTTTGTGATGCAATCAAGTTGGAGTGAAGTGGAAATGTCGAGTGCTCAAACACATAGTGGCTGCTCATCATGGTTTCAAGCTCAATAATATTAAACTTTATGCAAAATTTTACTGCTAGCCAGATTGGCTGGAGGTTTTAATTCACCCTTCGCTTGTTCGGGAAGGAATTCTCCATCTTCTATGTCCGTGTTCTTAATAAGATGATCTCTTTCAGTcgcgcgcgcgcgcacacatagagagagagagtgattaGGTTGTAAATCACTCttagaataaaataataataataataatatcaatgTTGACCTATAATTTAACAGTTGAAATTTAACTTTTGAAAAATCGTGTATAAattaaatgtatgaattttatatagaatacgtctgaattttaaaaattaaaaaaaattcttaaattCATCtaacaaagtgatgaatcaatcgtagatcttgatgatataagggctgaaaatagttcttattttatattttaaaacaaattattattttagcttgctcatatatatttttttaaaataaaaactcttCTTATCATGAATGTGAGAACCTTTGATAGAATGTATAGCGAACTTGCACGAGGCgtactgatttatgcttaattgttctaattttaagggtttgcatgtgcatattttaaattaaatcttctggaaattggtgcgttttatggtttgtttgatgctttgcaggagatttaggtttatagatggaagaatgcaattttggagatttttgggctaaaaatggtgtttttagcagacatcgacatagcagagctaagtgccagagtcaactgccagcgctgaccattttcagctcagctcataactgccagcgctgaccattttcaactcagctcataactgccagcgctgaccattttcaactcaactcataactgccagcgctgaccattttcagctccacccattcttgccagcgctggccattttcaactcagctcataactgccagcgctgaccattttcagctccgcccattcttgccagcgctgaccattttcagctccacccattcttgccagcgctgaccattttcagctccgcccataaatgccagcgctgactactttccagctccacctatttcgccaacgctgactacctttcccaagcataatcatcggagttcactttccagagctatgtttattctttccagctcCGCATATTCTTGCCAACACCATTACTTTccagctatgtttattcttgccagcaccgATTACTTTCTAGCTATGCTTATTCTCACCAGagctaggtctataaatagggtttcatttctattgtaaaatcatctatcttttgctatagTTTTAGACTCCATCCttgagatctcttggcatccgaaatttagaatttattgctttcatagttctttttcatagtattgaaaattcattgtttttagttagttttcgattaagttaagtttttagttatttattggattgtgattgcgtgacacaattacacgttcaagacatttacggtatttcgtatttcaattcaatttattttcgtttaatcatgtttatgtttttagttcatgtttatgctttctttttaattatgcaatttaaattatgcactttagtttcatgcctagattagttttatttttaatttacaagtacttaatttcttaagttagattttatttaagttgttttaattctgcctagggttaataatttaattcgcctagtaattttacaatttggttttaattca
Protein-coding regions in this window:
- the LOC131003105 gene encoding spermidine coumaroyl-CoA acyltransferase encodes the protein MQLRSQETAVIRPIKPPFDHDHVLSLSHLDTDRNLLVTLRYLRIYPSTPHQQSDPFHVITAALSAALLHYYPLAGTLRRRHSDSRLELHCRAGDGLPVIGAVACCPLSAVDTEADSSFAELLVPDPDPEEDPIRPMILQVTRFSCGGFVLGTAAHHAICDGFGATLFFNAVAELARGSGEIGIKPVWDRSALLGPRNPPRIEYPIGELLSLDKDFSPYTSSGKRVVKECLNVEEEWLDRVKGLLYKQSGLKFTTFEALGAIIWSTRIKAEKVPANEKVTFAYSMSIRNIVNPSLPAGYWGNSCVPMFVHLTAEQPIWKIAAAIKTSKQHATGEYVASYVDFQELHYGEGISGGRRVSGFTDWRHLGHSTVDFGWGGPTAVVPLSARLLGSVEPCFFLPGKEGRVKVLLHLEESLVLPFRGEMDKLINLISNGLLSAI